In the genome of Stomoxys calcitrans chromosome 4, idStoCalc2.1, whole genome shotgun sequence, the window CGATGGTCCGTTGCGGCTTTGGATGGCAGACGGCAGACGACATTGTGTGTTAAATCGAGAAAACATGTTTGGTGACGATGGAGAATGGAGCAGCAGGTACACACACAACGCCGCAGTCAAAGCCAGCCAAAACACACAACGCAGGGCATAGATATGAAACTTGTTTTGGCAGTGTATGTAGGGGTAGTCTGCATGTGAGCCGAGAAACTGAGCGTTGAATTGTTAACGATTTTGGCACGTTAGCAAAATTCGACCAATGCGCATGACATTTCTTCGTGGCTTAGTGAACGCGCGGCGTACTAAACTGGTCTGGGGTTAGTTCATGGATACACAATACACATGATGttgatatgtatgtatgtatgcatgtagaTAGGTAGGCACATATGGGAAGTACTAACGTATGTGTATGCATACATTGAGACAAATGGGtaccaaaataaaaacacaacgcTTTACAGGATAACCGTTACAATTATGAGCCCTtggtatacacacacacacgcgcgcCAGAAGACGGAGCGGAGCGGTGCGAATTGAAAGCAGAGCAAAAGCTTTTCgccccaatatttttttaaatcgttCTAAATAAACCCAGACAAGTGTGTGGTGTAGataaagagaaaagaaaaaagttggATTTGTATCTACTACAACTCTTGAATGTGAATTACACAGATCCGAGATTTAAGCGCATCAAGAGCGAAGCCATCTATGGGTGGTTCTTTTTGGTCTCATATAGGGTACTCCATTTAGTTAACACATACAAGGTTTCAGCCACCTTATCTCTCTGCCTGCACCTACCAAAGAAATTCAAAATTCTTATCTTATCTGGGGATGTGCATGTGTGAACACCATCCGCACCGATAAGATATGAAGATTTGGACTCAAGAGTgttgatttgatttaatttcGTTAAGAGGTCCCTCATCGTTGCCTCGTTGTCGTCCTCTTCTCCAGGTGTCGCACAAATTCAAATACCTTGAGCCGCCAACAAACCAACCTCTAAATAAGTACCACCATTCTGATAATAATTTCCCACTATGCCAGAAGGGATGGATGGTTGAGTATTGAGACGGGCGCATTATCATTATCTTGTCACTGTGATCTAAGTTAGCACTACCAACAattattacaacaacaacaacaattgtagtcacattgttaaaagttatAAGGCTTGTGTTATGGGGGAAAAGGGCGGCCATGTATGGTAGTTTCAAATACTTACCGCCTGGTTTAAATGTAGATGCATCAAATGAGGGCGCTCTGACGGGTTGATGCTTTTCGCGCATTCCTGTATTACGTTCCGATACAAATGATACGGCGGCCGGCAATGAATCGCCTCTGGTTAGGGGAGGGCGTGTTGAGGGATCATCCAAGGCAGGTCTCTTAATGCCCGATGGTCCACCGCCGTCTGTGTGGCCATGATCGTCCTCTTCGGATGGCGACCTTTTCAAATTAACCGACAAGGCAGGCGGCACAGGACCTCCCACCTGAGCAGGATTTAGGTTGGAGCCAGCTGCTGCAGCGGCGGCTGCTACCGCTCTGCTGGACATGGACATGTGATGTGGGGCCATGTGAGAAATACGGACGGGTCTGACATTGGCGTCATGGGCCTCCATTTTCACAGGGAAATCCATAAGTGTGGGCTGCGGAGGCCCTATGCGTTGTGAGGGATAGGCATGAtggtgttgctgctgctgctggcccACCACTCCCACACTTATAGGTCCGCCGCCGCCACTTCCAGCAACACGGTGTTGTCCTTGCGTGGGTGGTTGAACTGAGGCGGACTGCACTTCACCGTTCTCATGACTGCGCTTGGAGGCCTGATGCAGACGCTTCATTTGTCTGGCAGCATCCAGCACCAACTCGATGCGATCGGCTCCCTCATAGTTGACACAGCCTCGACACACTGCCTCCGAAAAATCATTGATCATGGCCCAAGGCATGCGGGGCAGATCACACAAATAGCAGTGTTGGCGCTTTGTTTGTAG includes:
- the LOC106085742 gene encoding interferon regulatory factor 2-binding protein 1 isoform X2, whose protein sequence is MSLQTKRQHCYLCDLPRMPWAMINDFSEAVCRGCVNYEGADRIELVLDAARQMKRLHQASKRSHENGEVQSASVQPPTQGQHRVAGSGGGGPISVGVVGQQQQQHHHAYPSQRIGPPQPTLMDFPVKMEAHDANVRPVRISHMAPHHMSMSSRAVAAAAAAAGSNLNPAQVGGPVPPALSVNLKRSPSEEDDHGHTDGGGPSGIKRPALDDPSTRPPLTRGDSLPAAVSFVSERNTGMREKHQPVRAPSFDASTFKPGETLPPGSPRNGPSPPGPPPPRTASRGSQHSPNSSAGSSSGRRSSGSRHVSSTTVTSSEAQGNPQQQSTAPPVGPGASVNNPNGGVSSGPTNGPLASAAPGGPDGVNGPAGNNPAGQPTAGLTSTGAAPPGTTAPPPNTAQNTTLKCTLCQERLEDTHFVQCPSVNHHKFCFPCSRESIKRQNGLGNEVYCPSGDRCPLANSTIPWAFMQGEITTILGEEVKVKKERES